The following DNA comes from Triticum urartu cultivar G1812 unplaced genomic scaffold, Tu2.1 TuUngrouped_contig_5111, whole genome shotgun sequence.
TGCAGTCccctgctccggcgagctcgagcttgCCGTATTCCCCCATGCCGTCTTTCCCTGAGAGCATGGTGGGGAAGACTCTCCAGTTGCTCCTTCCGTACCACGACGCCACCATCAGGGGCATCGAGCGCAGCAAGGACGACAAGCTCACCCGTGTGAAGATCGAGGCTCTGCCCGGGGTTGCGTTTTCTGCTGGAGAACTGCGACTGGAGAGCACAGAAGGGCTAAAGTTTGTAGGCGCTCTGCACATGGACGACATCTCAGGGCACGAGTGCACGCTCACAGTCCATGACGACCAAGGTCATAACCAACCTTCTCTCTTCTTGGTTCTTGTCAAGTATTTTCCTTGGATTTCGTTCTTGGATTCCAATAACGCTTCCGAATTGGTTCTTCTCAAGTATTTGTCTTGGTTTCCTTCTTGGATTCCAAGAACGGCTTCCGCATTGGTTCTTGTCAATTATTTGTCTTGGGTTTCGTTCTTGGAATCCAAGAACGGCTCCCACGTTGGTTCTTGAAGTTGAAGACCTGGACAAGGTCGCTCTTCTTGGTGCAATGCAAGCCACACTTGAAACAGAAAGTAACATTGTGTACTGCTCTGTTGTTACTGTTCTCTGTTCTTGGATTTCGTTCTTGGAATAGGTGCTCCCACCTTAGTTCTTAGAGTTCAAGAACTAGCCACAGTTGCTCTTTTTGGTGCATGTTTATATTAGGAAATTCTAATGTCTGTTATAGCCTTATTGTCGCCCATTAACTTCATTGTTTTGGATAGTTAATGGTGGATTGTTTGCGTCTGGTGATTAAACGTGGCAGAAACTGGTTAAGCACCGCGTTTCTGCTCTCACCCGGAAGATGATCGTAAGTGGCCACAACTAATTAAGCTGGTTCCTTAGACCTTAGAAAAACAAACATTAGTGGGATGTAGATGCATTTTTAGTACAGGCAAATGCAGTTACCAGCGAGATATGCTATTTCTGTATATGAAACTGAATCTTGCtactcttttcttttctttcaaaGGGCCATTTCTCTTCTCTTCTGCACCTGATTAATCCTTTCTACTATTGTTAGCTAATTATCCTGATTATTTCTTTGTTATTTGGCATAGTGCACTATTGTCGCTCTTGCACAGAAGTGAGAGTCCCAGCTTTCCACACATTCTCAGAGACCTTGGTAGGATGGACAGTCCGCTTCTCTGGGTCAGATCCCTACTCCATTGAGGTTGATGTCTGACATGTAGAGAGGCGGGATTCTGTTACCACCGTATATCTTCGGACGGGTGTCATCTCTCTTCCTGCCTGCACCGGTGACACGGTTATACTGAGGTCCACAGATACCTTGGACAAATGGCAGGGAGACATCGGATATTGGCCAAACCCTAGCTTTATGGCTGAGAAGAAAGAAAAGGACGGAAGTAAAACTGACCAAAGTTTCTATGGACAACTGTTTGAGAGAGATGTCTTGATTTATGTGCGAGATGAGCAAGGCAAGGCTCATTTCTTCCTTGATTATGTTGCTAAATGTTCACTTTTACTTTATTGATCTGTTTGTTTAATTCTGCAAAAGGCTGACCATCTTCTTTTGCTGCAGTGTGCATAGGCAGTAAACTGTCACTGCGGCTACCAAATAAGAAGATATTGATTAAGCCAGCACCAAATGGTCCTGCTAACATTAACATCTCTCATGTGAGACAATTTTCCGAGACTCTTATTTGTTGTTACCATGCCTCAGCAAATTATATTTCTTATGCGTGTATTTCAGACGAAGCAGGAAGCTTACATATATTTAATAGAAATTGGGTTCATATGTGTTGGTCGACTTAGAATGGTTGATTTTTGAATGTGTTGTAACCAATGCCTATAGTATTGAAACTTTTCTCATGGTTCTCTTAAACCAAAAAGGCTGTTTGCCTAAAAAAGCAAATTCAAAAAGCCGTTTTGTATAGAAGACCTATTACCAAGAAAAAAAATTCACAAAGGTGCATGTACGAATGTATTTCTTATAATTACAGTTTGACATTCTTCTGATAGTGATAATATTCAGACCCTAAATCCAAATAGTCTATGTTATTTTCACTGTATAAGCTGCCACTCAACTTTTTTTTTTTGGATATCGTCCTTGTTCTATTAGGTCTTGTTTCCCCTACATTATCTTCAAACGACCACTTGTGTTGTGCTATTTTACGTTAACACTTCATGTCTTGAGACCATCAACATTCTTGCCATTTTTGTGCTTTCCTTGTGGCTGCAGTAACAGTAGATTTTCTTTTTGCCATAGCAGACATTTGAGTCATCATTTTCAAGCCTTTTTTTTGCTTGAACCGCTTTCTTGTTCGTGTGTTTTCCTTCTCTCTGGCACACTTGTCTCGGTGTATTAATGCTTTGAGTCCATCTGATATTACAACAGATCTTTTATCTATTTGTTATGTCATTCCAGTCCTCTGATTAGTATTCATGTTGACTTATAGGGCAAGTCTTCCCAGCGAAATCGCAGGTCATCTAAACAGAAAGAATGTGAAGGTAAATATCAAACTGAAGTTCATAGCTCTATCATTATGTATATGACTCTAATCCTTACACCCTCCCCCTCTCACCTCCGTTCTATTCTGATTTCAATGATGCAGCTGAGCAAAAAATAGAAGTTGCAATAAATGGTAAACTTCCAGAACTTCGGTCATGTACTTTGTGTGATTAAGTGAGACCTATGATGATTCCAAGTGTTCTCTTCTCAGGTTATGGAAAGATTGGGAGGGCGCTCGCTAGAGCCGCTTTGCAGAGTGACGGTGTTGCCATTGTGCTGTCAATGATCTATCTGGAGGAGATGAAATTGTATGCATTATAACTATCCTAACATGAATAGATTGCACGTCACCCAGATTTATTACTGTACTGCTTACATATATTCGTATGCACATGCAGAGTTGTATGTTTAGGGATATATGGGACTTTGAAGTGAAAAACTGTACCTCTGATATTTTTAAGGGGGTCGCTTCGTACAAGGAAAGGTATGGAGTTATTTTTTACAATTTGTATGCTCGTTCTGTTCTATTGTGTATCTAATCTTTGGTATACCATGCACTGTAGCGATCCTGATTCAGTCCCTTGGTACATGACCGGCCCCCAGTTTATTGTGGAGACTAGTTCCGATTGTAGCCAGGATGCTGACCATTACAAGGTATAAATAATCTCTTCTCTATTGCTTTACACTGTCTCTACTTGCACAATCTTTGATTTCCTGTTCTCTATGGTCCATGTTTCTGTTCTGCCTGCTGTTTCAATATATGATTGTTTTAGCTTGCATATttgatttatttttcttttgAACTGGGGTTGTGTATTAATTTTGGATCAAACATTCATTACAATCACGCTAGGCAGTCTCTGACATGCAGGTTGGGATTACGCTATGCATAACACCCGCACACAACTCCCTACGACCTTGCTGGGCTAGAGCTTGAGCAATGCAATTGCCCAATATTTTAATTTGGCTTATCTTGAGTTTTTATAAATTCTGAAGGATCAGTCTTGCATCTCTGCATATAGAACTGATGTATGATCTACTTATCCAATCTCATTAAGCTCCTGCATGAAGTCACTCTCAGTATGGATAGGTCCATTCTTAATCAGATGTGCTTTACTAATCCCTTCTAAGCACGCCACGGCTTCAGTAGTTTCTGCACGTGCACAATTCGTCAGAGCTACTTTGTGGTTCTCTTTATCCGACTGGAATTTTCCATTTTCCATGCGCCCTTCCCAGACATGCAGTCCAAAGTATTTTTCATCTAATCCTATTTAATTTTCTGTTCTGCTATGGCCCATGTTTCTGTTCTGCCTGCTGTTTCTGTTTGTTATGTCCAGACCTTGTATAATTCATGCTCTTAGCCTGCACAGTTTTTACTTCAATATATTTGAGTTT
Coding sequences within:
- the LOC125528790 gene encoding uncharacterized protein LOC125528790 isoform X1 — translated: MQSPAPASSSLPYSPMPSFPESMVGKTLQLLLPYHDATIRGIERSKDDKLTRVKIEALPGVAFSAGELRLESTEGLKFVGALHMDDISGHECTLTVHDDQVHYCRSCTEVRVPAFHTFSETLVGWTVRFSGSDPYSIEVDV
- the LOC125528790 gene encoding uncharacterized protein LOC125528790 isoform X2, producing MAEKKEKDGSKTDQSFYGQLFERDVLIYVRDEQVCIGSKLSLRLPNKKILIKPAPNGPANINISHGKSSQRNRRSSKQKECEAEQKIEVAINGYGKIGRALARAALQSDGVAIVLSMIYLEEMKLVVCLGIYGTLK